In the Haloferula helveola genome, one interval contains:
- a CDS encoding RibD family protein: MNRPHISINFAISADGKISSAEHCPSGWTSRADFERLKTLRESADALMVGRGTLESDRMTMNAPQKPLRCVVSSKGRFDPGHPLFASDGGPIHLLGTDHAPDEIPGTHGHHGSLAAFVETLAQEFNVKRLHCEGGGQLVRELATLDLIDEIHLTWAGHTLFGGVDAPGITGSPGDFLEASRHFELTEFTPLGNTGECFLSYRRKTG; encoded by the coding sequence ATGAACCGGCCCCACATCAGCATCAATTTCGCGATTTCCGCCGACGGCAAGATCTCCAGCGCGGAGCACTGTCCGTCGGGCTGGACGTCGCGGGCGGACTTCGAGCGATTGAAGACGCTGAGGGAGTCGGCCGATGCGTTGATGGTCGGCCGTGGCACGCTGGAATCCGATCGCATGACGATGAACGCGCCACAGAAGCCACTTCGCTGCGTGGTTTCCTCAAAGGGGAGGTTTGACCCGGGCCATCCGCTGTTCGCCAGCGACGGTGGCCCGATCCATCTGCTCGGGACTGACCATGCGCCCGACGAGATTCCCGGGACACACGGTCACCACGGCTCCCTCGCCGCATTCGTCGAAACCCTTGCTCAGGAGTTCAACGTGAAGCGTCTCCACTGTGAAGGCGGCGGTCAACTGGTCCGCGAACTCGCGACGTTGGACCTGATCGATGAGATCCACCTAACCTGGGCAGGTCATACCCTCTTCGGAGGTGTCGACGCGCCGGGAATCACCGGCTCGCCCGGCGATTTCCTCGAAGCGTCGCGTCACTTCGAACTGACCGAATTCACTCCGCTCGGCAACACCGGCGAGTGCTTTCTCAGCTACCGGAGAAAAACCGGTTGA
- the lpxB gene encoding lipid-A-disaccharide synthase → MSGSLYVVAGEMSGDAHAAGLLESLIRLRPGLEVAGAGGAKMRAVAGERIRDWVEQAGVMGVVEVLKHYSFFKNSFEEMLGEIREMKPDVLLLVDYPGFNFRFAAAVRRHLPETRIIQYVCPQVWAWKKGRIPKMVELFDEVLCLLPFEPAIFEGTGLKATFVGHPLVDELEAERVSVERDPKVVALMPGSRAPEVEKLFPMMLETAERLYSQDDSLVFEVPAARPSLRARMEKMAEKIRLGDALVIRDGGAHELMQRAACGVVASGTATVEAGYYGLPYCLVYKLAWPTYMIAKMVVKIRFIGLINILADDAVIEEFIQSDADPCEVARTLECFLCQPDEVEALQKRLAETVALLGGTGAHERAAGAVNRWFPG, encoded by the coding sequence ATGAGCGGATCCCTGTATGTCGTCGCCGGAGAGATGAGCGGCGATGCCCACGCTGCCGGCTTGCTGGAGTCGCTGATCCGGCTGCGGCCGGGCCTTGAGGTGGCCGGGGCTGGCGGGGCGAAAATGCGCGCGGTGGCCGGGGAACGCATCCGCGATTGGGTCGAGCAGGCCGGGGTGATGGGGGTGGTCGAAGTGCTGAAGCACTATTCGTTTTTCAAGAACAGCTTCGAGGAGATGCTCGGGGAGATCCGGGAAATGAAGCCGGATGTCCTGCTGCTGGTCGACTACCCCGGCTTCAACTTCCGCTTTGCTGCGGCCGTCCGACGGCATCTTCCGGAAACGCGCATCATCCAGTACGTCTGCCCGCAGGTCTGGGCGTGGAAGAAGGGGCGGATCCCGAAGATGGTCGAGCTGTTCGACGAGGTGCTGTGTCTGCTGCCATTCGAACCCGCGATCTTCGAGGGCACGGGGCTGAAGGCGACCTTCGTGGGGCATCCGCTGGTCGACGAGCTTGAGGCGGAGCGGGTGTCGGTCGAGCGCGACCCGAAAGTCGTCGCCTTGATGCCCGGCAGCCGGGCGCCGGAGGTCGAGAAGCTTTTCCCGATGATGCTTGAGACCGCCGAACGCTTGTACTCCCAAGACGACAGCCTCGTGTTCGAGGTTCCTGCGGCGCGGCCGTCGCTGCGGGCGCGGATGGAGAAGATGGCGGAGAAGATCCGGCTGGGGGACGCGCTGGTGATTCGCGACGGCGGAGCGCACGAGTTGATGCAGCGCGCCGCGTGCGGAGTGGTTGCGAGTGGCACCGCAACCGTCGAGGCCGGCTATTACGGCTTGCCCTACTGCCTCGTCTACAAGCTGGCTTGGCCGACCTACATGATCGCCAAGATGGTGGTGAAGATCCGCTTCATCGGGCTGATCAACATTCTGGCGGACGATGCGGTGATCGAGGAGTTCATCCAGAGCGACGCGGATCCCTGCGAGGTGGCGAGAACGCTCGAATGCTTCCTGTGCCAGCCCGACGAGGTCGAGGCCCTGCAGAAGCGGCTCGCCGAGACGGTCGCGTTACTGGGGGGCACGGGCGCCCACGAGCGCGCGGCCGGGGCGGTCAACCGCTGGTTCCCGGGCTGA
- a CDS encoding glutaredoxin has product MSESQPKITAYLKTYCGWSEGVRAIMRKYDLEFEEKDIIKNPAFRWEMEQKSGQPLSPCVVIDGVMLPDVSGEEVEAWMIENGKIDKSDTEADAPTNSACSDEDHEAMARGEVPGGKVKFID; this is encoded by the coding sequence ATGAGCGAATCCCAACCGAAAATCACCGCTTACCTCAAGACCTACTGCGGCTGGAGCGAGGGCGTCCGCGCGATCATGCGGAAGTACGATCTGGAGTTTGAGGAGAAGGACATCATCAAGAATCCGGCATTTCGCTGGGAAATGGAACAGAAGAGCGGTCAGCCGCTTTCTCCCTGCGTCGTGATCGATGGCGTCATGCTCCCCGACGTTTCCGGCGAAGAGGTCGAGGCCTGGATGATCGAGAACGGCAAGATCGACAAAAGCGATACCGAAGCGGACGCCCCGACCAACTCCGCTTGCAGTGACGAGGATCACGAAGCCATGGCCCGCGGCGAGGTTCCGGGCGGCAAGGTGAAGTTCATCGACTGA
- a CDS encoding glycosyltransferase, which yields MRFLISTLGSFGDVAPFISIALGLKERGHEVLFVVNPYHRKVLEKWGLEMVPAGDAEAMESRFRDPRVNHLLHVIDYLSEAATAELREHYDAIAANITPDTVIVYRGTMLAPRLVEEKFGNPACGVYLTAIELSGVEDRPQGLGHIFNPVMRHMPARLFSFAEKVYFKRFIDRPLLPAVNGLRQEIGLPKVEGHIRNWLMGTRMTIGLYPEWYGFGGKHLTPSFRNTGFAFLPTDETTPLDPALEAFLADGPPPVVISRGSALRYADDLVERIQSACRELGQRSLLLSFDHQGPPEVDGDHCVSAPVSIGRVLPRCKALVHRGGVGAMADALRFGIPQLILGQSIDHPDNGERVTRLSAGRWLFTLTTTYRMMVRALDAVVNDPAIAAGAREISDRFDVDGWMEETLDLIESIGPGEVSGKTQPVSRSA from the coding sequence ATGCGGTTCCTGATCTCGACCCTCGGAAGTTTCGGGGACGTCGCCCCGTTCATCAGCATCGCGCTGGGGCTGAAGGAGCGCGGCCACGAAGTTCTTTTCGTGGTCAATCCGTATCATCGCAAGGTTCTCGAGAAGTGGGGCCTTGAGATGGTGCCGGCCGGTGACGCGGAAGCGATGGAGAGCCGCTTCCGGGATCCGCGGGTCAATCATCTGCTCCACGTGATCGATTACCTGAGCGAAGCGGCGACCGCCGAACTCAGGGAGCACTATGATGCAATCGCCGCCAACATCACGCCGGACACGGTGATCGTCTATCGCGGGACGATGCTGGCGCCCCGCCTGGTCGAAGAGAAATTCGGCAATCCGGCGTGCGGGGTCTACCTCACCGCCATCGAGTTGAGCGGTGTCGAGGACCGGCCCCAAGGGCTTGGGCACATCTTCAATCCGGTCATGCGGCACATGCCGGCCCGGCTGTTCAGCTTCGCGGAGAAAGTCTACTTCAAGCGCTTCATCGACCGTCCCTTGCTCCCTGCCGTCAACGGATTGAGGCAGGAGATCGGACTTCCGAAGGTCGAGGGCCACATCCGCAACTGGCTGATGGGCACGAGGATGACGATCGGGCTGTATCCGGAGTGGTACGGCTTCGGTGGCAAGCATCTCACCCCGAGTTTCCGAAATACCGGATTCGCGTTCCTGCCGACCGATGAGACCACGCCGCTGGATCCGGCACTGGAGGCCTTTCTCGCAGATGGCCCGCCTCCGGTCGTGATCTCCCGGGGCTCGGCTTTGCGCTACGCCGACGATCTCGTCGAACGGATTCAATCCGCCTGTCGCGAACTGGGGCAAAGATCACTGCTGCTTTCCTTCGACCATCAAGGCCCTCCCGAGGTTGACGGCGACCACTGCGTCTCCGCGCCGGTCTCGATCGGCCGCGTCCTGCCGCGCTGCAAGGCGCTGGTCCACCGCGGCGGGGTGGGGGCGATGGCCGACGCGCTCCGGTTCGGGATCCCCCAGCTGATCCTCGGCCAGTCGATCGACCATCCGGACAATGGCGAGCGGGTCACGCGACTTTCGGCCGGGCGCTGGCTGTTCACCCTGACCACGACTTACCGGATGATGGTGAGGGCGCTCGATGCGGTGGTGAACGACCCTGCGATCGCCGCTGGAGCCCGCGAGATCAGCGACCGTTTCGACGTCGACGGGTGGATGGAGGAAACCCTCGATCTCATTGAATCCATCGGCCCCGGGGAAGTATCGGGCAAAACGCAACCGGTATCCCGATCGGCATGA
- a CDS encoding DUF1844 domain-containing protein, whose amino-acid sequence MPSADPRFNDFVLFQAQNAGLFLGQIPNPATGEKHLNLRAARSVLDSLEMIEVKTDGNLTTEEEKLLRAALANLRPLYEKVAANSDD is encoded by the coding sequence ATGCCGTCCGCCGACCCGCGCTTCAACGACTTCGTCCTCTTCCAGGCCCAAAATGCCGGGCTTTTCCTCGGCCAGATCCCGAACCCGGCCACCGGCGAGAAGCACCTCAACCTGCGCGCCGCCCGCTCGGTGCTGGATTCGCTGGAGATGATTGAGGTCAAGACCGACGGAAACCTGACGACCGAGGAGGAAAAACTGCTTCGGGCGGCCCTTGCCAACCTCCGCCCACTTTACGAGAAAGTGGCGGCGAATTCTGACGATTGA
- the kdsA gene encoding 3-deoxy-8-phosphooctulonate synthase, whose product MHFEPFQIGSVPVGGPLPIFILGPCALESEEFAWEMAKSVHAIATKTGIPFIFKASYDKANRTSVKSFRGPGVEEGCRILGDISKELKVPVTTDIHTAEHAEIAAEHIDLLQIPAFLCRQTDLLEAAAKTGRAVNVKKGQFLAPWDTVNIADKMRAFGCHNFFITERGTTFGYNNLVADMRSLYWIRKEGIPVIFDATHSVQRPGGLGGATGGDGELAPVLARAAIATGIDGLFMETHSDPENAFSDGPNQIPLEFLEDLLVRLIAVHHAAHGA is encoded by the coding sequence ATGCATTTCGAACCCTTCCAAATCGGCTCCGTTCCGGTCGGCGGCCCGCTCCCGATCTTCATCCTCGGCCCCTGCGCGCTGGAGAGTGAGGAATTCGCGTGGGAGATGGCCAAGTCGGTGCACGCGATCGCCACCAAAACCGGAATCCCCTTCATCTTCAAAGCCTCCTACGACAAGGCCAACCGGACCTCGGTGAAGTCCTTCCGCGGCCCGGGAGTCGAGGAGGGCTGCCGGATCCTCGGCGACATCTCCAAGGAGCTGAAGGTGCCGGTAACCACCGACATCCATACCGCCGAGCACGCCGAAATCGCCGCCGAGCACATCGACTTGCTCCAAATCCCCGCCTTCCTTTGCCGTCAGACCGACCTGTTGGAAGCCGCCGCCAAGACCGGGCGGGCGGTGAACGTGAAAAAGGGCCAATTCCTGGCACCATGGGACACGGTCAACATCGCCGACAAGATGCGGGCCTTCGGCTGCCACAACTTCTTCATCACCGAACGGGGAACCACCTTCGGCTACAACAACCTCGTCGCCGACATGCGTTCCCTTTACTGGATCCGTAAGGAAGGCATCCCGGTCATTTTCGACGCCACCCACTCGGTCCAGAGGCCGGGAGGCCTCGGAGGCGCCACCGGAGGCGACGGCGAACTGGCGCCGGTCCTCGCCCGCGCCGCCATCGCCACCGGCATCGACGGCCTATTCATGGAGACCCACTCGGATCCGGAAAACGCCTTCTCGGACGGCCCGAACCAAATTCCGCTCGAATTTCTCGAGGATCTTCTCGTCCGACTGATTGCTGTCCATCACGCCGCCCACGGCGCTTGA
- a CDS encoding polymer-forming cytoskeletal protein: MFRKVIGQKPADASDDQPASAAPASPAPSAPASAPASAPVSSPAPAPQPSSSPSATRNVLSSDVEIKGTVKFTNDLVVDGKIEGEISSDGNLTVGENARLKAEIKTATVVVYGKIHGNIIASDRVDLKASAEVVGDIKAKTLSIEAGAILVGKSTVGTPSTPASGGGSSQPQQKQQGGDSKSQGGNQGSNKPQQGNLAGMKS; encoded by the coding sequence ATGTTTCGTAAGGTCATCGGGCAGAAGCCCGCTGACGCCAGTGATGACCAACCGGCTTCCGCCGCACCTGCTTCTCCGGCCCCTTCGGCACCCGCATCCGCGCCTGCCTCGGCTCCTGTGAGCAGCCCGGCACCAGCTCCCCAGCCGAGCTCATCCCCATCGGCCACTCGCAACGTTCTCAGCTCCGATGTTGAGATCAAGGGTACCGTCAAATTCACCAACGACCTGGTTGTCGACGGTAAGATCGAGGGCGAAATTTCGTCCGACGGCAACCTGACGGTCGGCGAGAACGCCCGCCTCAAGGCCGAAATCAAGACCGCCACGGTGGTCGTTTACGGCAAGATCCACGGCAACATCATCGCCTCCGACCGGGTCGACCTGAAGGCCAGCGCGGAAGTGGTAGGCGACATCAAGGCCAAGACCCTCTCGATCGAAGCCGGCGCCATCCTGGTCGGCAAATCGACCGTGGGCACGCCTTCGACCCCGGCCTCGGGCGGCGGATCCTCGCAGCCCCAGCAGAAGCAGCAGGGTGGCGACTCAAAGTCCCAAGGCGGCAATCAAGGTTCGAACAAGCCCCAGCAAGGCAATCTTGCGGGCATGAAGAGCTGA
- the nadA gene encoding quinolinate synthase NadA, whose protein sequence is MPSAALDLKDAILRLKKEKNAVILAHNYQTGDIQDLADYVGDSLGLAFRAKETDADVIAFCGVHFMAETAKIVNPSKTVVLPDKDAGCSLEESCPGPELEAFLEANREKNYYVIAYINCSAHVKALCDVICTSGNAVRIVEQAPPDRPILFVPDANLGSWVMEQTGRKMDLWQGSCYVHVEFTRNSIQTIKDEYPDALVVAHPECTEAVRLLADEVCSTEKMVSFCKNAPVKNIIVVTESGMLHRLRKEAPDKNLIAGPTDRCACADCRFMKMNTLEKLHDCLEKLEPQVILPEDIRSRAEAPLLRMLEQSK, encoded by the coding sequence ATGCCCAGCGCCGCGCTCGATCTCAAGGATGCCATCCTCCGCCTGAAGAAGGAAAAGAACGCTGTCATCCTCGCCCACAACTACCAGACGGGCGACATTCAGGATCTCGCCGACTACGTGGGGGATTCGCTCGGCTTGGCCTTCCGAGCGAAGGAGACCGACGCCGACGTGATCGCCTTCTGCGGCGTTCATTTCATGGCGGAAACGGCCAAGATCGTGAACCCTTCGAAAACCGTCGTCCTGCCCGACAAGGACGCCGGGTGTTCGCTGGAGGAAAGCTGCCCGGGCCCGGAACTCGAAGCCTTCCTCGAAGCGAACCGGGAGAAGAACTACTACGTCATCGCCTACATCAACTGCTCCGCCCACGTGAAGGCGCTGTGCGATGTGATCTGCACCTCCGGAAATGCCGTGCGGATCGTCGAACAGGCTCCTCCGGACCGCCCGATTCTTTTTGTGCCGGACGCCAATCTCGGCTCGTGGGTCATGGAGCAGACCGGTCGCAAGATGGATCTCTGGCAGGGTTCGTGTTACGTCCACGTCGAGTTCACCCGCAACTCGATCCAAACCATCAAGGACGAGTACCCCGATGCCCTCGTTGTCGCCCACCCGGAGTGCACCGAGGCCGTTCGGCTCCTCGCCGATGAGGTTTGCTCGACCGAGAAGATGGTCTCGTTCTGCAAGAACGCTCCAGTGAAGAACATCATCGTCGTCACCGAAAGCGGCATGCTCCATCGCCTCCGCAAGGAGGCTCCGGACAAGAACCTGATCGCCGGTCCGACCGATCGCTGCGCCTGCGCCGACTGCCGGTTCATGAAAATGAACACCCTCGAGAAGCTTCACGACTGTCTCGAAAAACTCGAACCCCAAGTGATCCTTCCCGAGGACATCCGGTCCCGCGCCGAAGCACCGCTGCTGCGGATGCTCGAGCAGTCGAAGTGA
- a CDS encoding tetratricopeptide repeat protein, which translates to MAEPTEQTPKPIAEISHAPSAFESFLDRNQKSMILLALVLALGGGVWVVMQGMKEGAHLDAGMALVDAEDLAAMQDVVKNHADTPSAPTAALLLSDLQWDEGQQSSSLETLREEIAANPDHPATAPARARLGARLLEQGETEAAKAAFQEILDRPAASYLAPYALTSLAEIARESGDIDGAKKLLAEATDNYPANPLGSNAGQAAQFVSFEMPEEIDPPAPEPDPTGPADTDPDMGDAGLPDPDLSTPIELDPANPLSGGGSNPLLDNLTGGAAGGEDEAMEPEETAPTDPPSDEDEAPADGTDDSAPAEGE; encoded by the coding sequence ATGGCAGAACCCACCGAGCAGACCCCGAAACCGATCGCCGAGATCTCCCACGCCCCGTCGGCCTTCGAGAGCTTTCTCGATCGCAATCAGAAGTCGATGATCCTGCTCGCCCTCGTGCTCGCCCTCGGTGGCGGAGTGTGGGTGGTGATGCAGGGAATGAAGGAAGGCGCCCACCTGGATGCCGGCATGGCACTGGTCGATGCCGAGGACCTCGCCGCCATGCAGGATGTGGTCAAAAATCACGCCGACACCCCGTCGGCGCCGACCGCCGCCCTGCTGCTCTCGGACCTCCAGTGGGACGAGGGCCAGCAAAGCTCTTCGCTTGAGACGCTTCGCGAGGAAATTGCCGCCAATCCGGACCATCCCGCCACCGCACCGGCCCGCGCCCGCCTCGGTGCCCGCCTGCTTGAGCAGGGCGAGACCGAAGCCGCGAAAGCCGCTTTCCAGGAGATCCTCGACCGTCCGGCCGCGTCCTACCTCGCCCCCTACGCGCTGACTTCCCTTGCCGAAATCGCCCGTGAGAGCGGCGATATCGATGGCGCCAAGAAGCTGCTCGCCGAGGCCACCGATAACTACCCCGCCAACCCGCTGGGCAGCAATGCCGGGCAGGCCGCCCAGTTCGTCTCCTTCGAAATGCCGGAGGAAATCGATCCGCCCGCGCCTGAGCCCGACCCGACCGGGCCTGCGGATACCGACCCGGACATGGGCGACGCCGGGCTTCCTGATCCGGACCTTTCCACCCCCATCGAGCTCGACCCGGCCAACCCCCTCTCCGGTGGTGGTTCGAATCCCCTGCTCGACAACCTCACCGGCGGCGCTGCCGGCGGTGAAGACGAGGCCATGGAGCCGGAAGAAACGGCTCCGACTGATCCGCCTTCCGACGAGGACGAAGCTCCTGCCGACGGCACTGACGATTCCGCCCCCGCCGAGGGCGAATGA